In one window of Pseudobdellovibrionaceae bacterium DNA:
- the lpoB gene encoding penicillin-binding protein activator LpoB has protein sequence MLKNSLVLAVLMLTLGMAGCGPKAYVRGDYDQNVNETNLLTDSWSETDMQKAVADLVASATSHYAIANAKRPPIVMVTKLQNKTSEHIDTQSIMDMVRVELMRGGRVSFVDKAARDDISEEYDYQDSGMVSRETKKGKGGQVGADFIINGRLDSIVQQAGRDKTVYYKITLNLTNLTTGIIVWSDHKQIRKRFEKQRVGL, from the coding sequence ATGTTGAAAAACTCTTTAGTGCTTGCTGTGTTGATGTTGACCCTGGGCATGGCCGGATGTGGTCCCAAAGCTTATGTTCGTGGCGACTATGATCAAAACGTGAATGAAACAAATCTGCTCACCGACAGCTGGTCTGAAACCGATATGCAAAAAGCGGTGGCCGACTTAGTAGCCAGTGCCACAAGTCACTACGCCATTGCCAATGCCAAGCGCCCCCCCATAGTGATGGTGACGAAATTGCAAAACAAAACCAGTGAGCACATTGATACCCAAAGCATTATGGATATGGTGCGCGTAGAACTGATGCGCGGCGGACGGGTTTCGTTTGTGGACAAAGCGGCCAGAGATGACATTTCCGAAGAGTATGACTACCAAGACTCTGGAATGGTGTCGCGCGAAACAAAAAAGGGCAAAGGCGGACAAGTCGGAGCCGACTTTATTATTAACGGTCGCCTAGATTCTATCGTTCAACAAGCGGGCCGAGATAAAACTGTCTACTACAAAATCACATTGAATCTGACCAACCTCACTACCGGAATTATCGTGTGGTCTGACCACAAACAAATCCGAAAGCGTTTTGAGAAACAACGGGTGGGTCTTTAA
- a CDS encoding JAB domain-containing protein: MNRITSSQKAYAELRKFMTSDVEEFWVLALRCDKSVIDKVCLFRGTVDACMVHPRDVVRYVCTKNASSFFVAHNHPSQDSRPSPLDLLITQRLVELSDLMQIPLIDHIIVTKKGYFSFADSGHLVREQNQMMGEELLLSPRR; this comes from the coding sequence TTGAACCGAATAACTAGTAGTCAAAAGGCCTATGCCGAACTGAGAAAATTCATGACAAGTGATGTCGAGGAATTCTGGGTGCTCGCCTTAAGATGCGACAAATCTGTGATCGACAAGGTCTGTTTATTTAGAGGCACTGTGGATGCCTGTATGGTGCATCCTAGGGATGTCGTCAGATACGTGTGCACGAAAAACGCTTCGAGTTTTTTTGTCGCCCACAACCACCCCAGTCAAGATAGTCGGCCCTCACCGCTAGATCTCTTGATCACTCAACGGCTGGTCGAACTCAGTGACCTTATGCAAATACCGCTTATAGATCACATTATTGTCACTAAAAAGGGCTATTTTAGTTTTGCCGACTCAGGGCATTTGGTCCGAGAACAGAATCAGATGATGGGAGAAGAATTACTTCTGTCCCCCCGTCGTTGA
- a CDS encoding two-component sensor histidine kinase, giving the protein MKIRSKSPKRSLRTILVSWFMFFSLVPLAFITGYALVKYEQVVDQELVKRLKGNQREIEGIFADVEDALTEKTRSHSTNNSLVFYLSKNDRESVASLAKGWLSNHFAHRLVVFNHDAVSVAVLTKGAEGEVKVRGGAQGLHYRLNQDYLDKLGERDEMVFAQFSEKENLRWVELIVFSKVLSSTGRLVGYIEELVRVDRKFLQGLKTRINAEILLFDEGEKPSIASHEDLELYDGRFFTNKFKEVQSQIFPLTIQTVPYGFMIRPMRWGQSEFFMVIGASKEAVKEASENINVAFFWVVGAIIALVGILSVIIARFLLKPLNDLVGAIENWDPENGTPIDVPSAADTELGVLAESFNELSARVDEAQKKLKTNINELEQANTEIRDTQARLVHAAKMASLGQLVAGVAHELNNPIGFIYSNMTHLREYSDKLIKLVNQVEENPKTIKKLKEEIEFDYIVDDMPKLIQSCEDGARRTRDIVIGLRNFSRLEQAKVQEVNIHEGIDETLSLLSGEIKNRITISKKYGTLPKLMVYPSQLNQVFMNILSNAAHAIEGEGEITIATKMTADGKAEIRIKDTGKGMPKDVAEKIFDPFFTTKANGKGTGLGMSISYGIIQKHGGDIQVHSEPGAGTEFIITLGTAR; this is encoded by the coding sequence ATGAAAATAAGAAGTAAGTCACCAAAACGATCATTGAGAACCATTCTTGTTTCATGGTTTATGTTTTTCTCGCTAGTGCCACTAGCGTTTATCACCGGCTATGCCCTTGTGAAATACGAGCAAGTGGTAGACCAGGAGCTCGTTAAGCGTCTTAAGGGAAACCAACGAGAGATCGAGGGGATTTTTGCAGATGTTGAAGATGCGCTGACCGAAAAAACAAGAAGCCACTCTACAAATAATTCTTTGGTATTTTACCTTTCAAAAAATGATCGCGAATCAGTGGCGTCGCTGGCCAAGGGATGGCTTAGCAATCACTTTGCTCATCGGCTTGTGGTGTTTAATCACGATGCCGTTTCTGTGGCTGTTCTTACAAAGGGTGCCGAGGGTGAGGTGAAGGTGCGTGGGGGCGCCCAAGGCCTTCATTATCGTCTCAACCAAGATTACTTAGACAAGTTAGGTGAGCGAGATGAAATGGTATTTGCTCAGTTTTCTGAAAAAGAAAACTTGCGGTGGGTGGAGTTAATAGTCTTCTCAAAAGTGTTGAGTTCTACGGGGCGTCTTGTCGGCTATATAGAAGAGTTAGTCCGGGTGGATCGCAAGTTTCTCCAGGGCCTGAAAACAAGAATCAATGCTGAGATTCTCTTGTTCGACGAAGGAGAAAAGCCGTCTATTGCTAGCCACGAAGATCTTGAACTTTATGACGGCAGATTCTTTACGAATAAATTTAAGGAAGTGCAAAGCCAGATTTTTCCGCTGACCATTCAAACCGTACCCTACGGTTTTATGATTCGCCCCATGCGTTGGGGTCAGTCAGAGTTTTTTATGGTTATTGGTGCGTCTAAGGAGGCCGTTAAAGAAGCCTCAGAAAATATCAATGTGGCTTTCTTTTGGGTGGTTGGTGCGATCATTGCCCTTGTCGGGATTCTCAGTGTGATTATAGCCCGATTTTTACTAAAACCACTCAATGATTTAGTCGGTGCCATTGAAAATTGGGATCCTGAAAATGGAACTCCCATAGATGTACCATCAGCTGCTGACACAGAATTGGGTGTGCTAGCTGAGAGTTTTAATGAACTTTCAGCAAGAGTCGATGAAGCGCAGAAAAAATTAAAAACCAACATCAACGAGCTTGAGCAGGCAAACACAGAGATTAGAGACACTCAAGCCCGTTTAGTGCATGCAGCAAAAATGGCAAGCCTTGGACAACTTGTTGCTGGCGTCGCCCATGAACTTAATAACCCCATAGGGTTTATCTATAGCAATATGACTCACCTTCGAGAATACTCGGACAAATTAATTAAGCTTGTGAATCAAGTAGAAGAAAATCCGAAAACCATCAAAAAATTAAAAGAAGAAATTGAATTTGATTATATCGTCGATGATATGCCAAAGCTTATTCAGTCTTGTGAAGATGGCGCTCGTCGCACTCGCGACATCGTGATCGGCCTTCGAAACTTTTCTCGTCTCGAGCAAGCTAAGGTTCAGGAAGTGAATATTCACGAAGGCATTGACGAAACACTAAGTCTACTCTCTGGTGAGATCAAAAATAGAATAACGATCTCAAAAAAATACGGCACTCTACCCAAGCTCATGGTTTACCCCAGTCAGCTCAATCAGGTGTTTATGAACATACTGTCTAATGCGGCCCATGCCATCGAGGGTGAAGGTGAAATCACAATTGCTACAAAAATGACCGCCGACGGTAAGGCCGAGATCCGAATTAAAGACACCGGCAAAGGTATGCCGAAAGATGTGGCTGAGAAAATCTTTGACCCCTTCTTCACCACCAAAGCCAATGGCAAGGGCACGGGGCTTGGAATGAGCATCTCCTACGGCATTATTCAAAAGCACGGTGGGGACATTCAGGTTCATTCAGAACCGGGTGCGGGGACGGAGTTTATCATTACCCTTGGCACAGCCAGATAG
- a CDS encoding type II toxin-antitoxin system Phd/YefM family antitoxin — protein sequence MDRTNADKFRANMKEWLEAANKEPVKITRKNGESFVLVNADTFEKMQLDLARFQGLTASLIDVTQGRVSSATEKSTAEVFERAKKRALSAKKTKKAVG from the coding sequence ATGGACAGAACCAATGCTGATAAGTTCAGAGCCAATATGAAAGAATGGCTGGAGGCTGCCAACAAGGAGCCCGTTAAAATCACTCGTAAAAATGGCGAATCTTTTGTCTTGGTGAATGCGGATACTTTTGAAAAAATGCAGCTTGATCTTGCAAGGTTTCAGGGCCTGACGGCAAGTCTGATCGATGTCACTCAAGGTCGTGTTTCTTCAGCCACTGAAAAATCAACGGCAGAAGTTTTTGAGCGCGCCAAGAAGCGGGCTCTTTCCGCCAAGAAAACCAAAAAGGCCGTCGGTTGA
- a CDS encoding rod shape-determining protein: MNFLDKFSDYFSNDIAIDLGTANTLVYAKGRGIILDEPSVVAVQKNYSGGGQNRVLAVGKEAKDMLGRTPGSIVAIRPIKDGVIADFEVTGSMLKYFISKANGHRRSFVRPRIIICVPFGITQVEKRAVKESAHAAGAREVYLIEEPMAAAIGAGLPITDPTGNMVVDMGGGTTGVAVISLGGIVYCKSIKVAGDKFDEAIVNYVRRQFNLLIGERTAENIKIRIGNAYPFEEEKTMEIKGRDLVAGAPKTIEITSSQINDALMDPLSEVVDAVRTALEKTPPELASDIVDNGIVLTGGGGLLANLDVLLRERTGLPVSVAEDPLSCVVLGSGKVLDELDLLKQLTVE; encoded by the coding sequence ATGAATTTTTTAGATAAGTTCTCTGATTATTTCTCAAACGATATTGCTATTGATTTAGGCACTGCCAATACATTGGTTTATGCAAAAGGAAGAGGCATCATTCTTGATGAACCCTCCGTGGTGGCCGTGCAGAAAAACTACTCCGGTGGCGGACAAAACCGCGTGCTAGCTGTGGGTAAAGAAGCTAAAGACATGTTGGGCCGAACCCCAGGTAGCATTGTTGCCATTCGACCGATCAAAGATGGTGTCATAGCCGACTTTGAAGTGACCGGATCGATGCTTAAGTATTTCATTTCAAAAGCCAACGGACATCGTCGAAGTTTTGTGCGACCGCGAATCATTATTTGCGTACCGTTTGGAATCACCCAGGTGGAAAAGCGGGCGGTTAAAGAATCAGCCCACGCCGCCGGAGCCCGAGAAGTTTATTTAATTGAAGAACCAATGGCCGCCGCCATCGGAGCGGGTTTGCCGATCACTGACCCAACCGGAAACATGGTGGTGGACATGGGTGGCGGTACCACAGGGGTAGCCGTGATTTCTTTGGGTGGAATTGTTTATTGTAAATCTATCAAGGTGGCCGGAGATAAATTCGACGAGGCCATCGTCAATTATGTTCGCCGTCAATTTAACTTACTTATTGGTGAGCGCACGGCTGAAAATATTAAAATTCGCATCGGCAACGCCTATCCCTTTGAAGAAGAAAAGACGATGGAAATCAAGGGACGTGACTTGGTGGCAGGCGCGCCAAAGACCATTGAAATCACCAGTTCACAAATCAACGATGCACTTATGGACCCATTAAGTGAAGTCGTTGATGCAGTTCGTACGGCTCTTGAAAAAACTCCTCCGGAGTTAGCTTCAGATATTGTTGATAACGGTATTGTGCTAACCGGTGGTGGCGGCTTGCTTGCCAATTTAGATGTGCTGTTGCGTGAGCGAACGGGCTTGCCCGTTTCTGTTGCAGAAGATCCACTTTCTTGCGTGGTTCTAGGTTCGGGCAAGGTGCTTGATGAACTTGATCTGCTTAAGCAACTAACGGTGGAATAG